The Heliomicrobium gestii genomic sequence TCTCGGCGAGGACCTGCCAAAAGCGTTCCCGCTCGCGCGAGGGCATCTCCCGCGTGGCTTCATCGAGAATGATCAAGTCGGGATCAACGGACAGAAAGGCGGCCAATTGCAGAAACATCTTGCCCGTAAAGGACAGCGCGGCGGCGCGCCTTTTTGCCTGGTCTTGGAGGTGGCAAAAGGACAAGAGACCCTCCATCCGCCCGTCGATCTGCCGCTCGGGAACGGAAAAGGCGCTGGCCACGAAGCGGACATTCTCCTCCACCGTCAAATCGGCATAGAGGAAAAAACGCTCGGGCACAAAACCGACGCGCCCGCAATGGAGGTTTACCTCACCAGCCGTCGGTCGAGTCAGTCCGGTCATCACCTGAAAGAGCGACCAGCGGGCATCGCCGTCAGGCAGATAGATGCCCGTCAACCCCGCGTCTTCAATATGTAAGGAGATGTCTTGCAGCAGCGGCCGATCGGGCCGCCCGAGCGAGACATTTTTCAATTCCAACAGCGTCTGTGCCATCGGCTATCCACCGCCCTTACCGGCTGGAACCGGTCGTTCCCGCCGGGAGATACACCTTGGCTGTCATCCCCTGTTTGAGGATGCCTTCGGGGTTGGGCAGTTCCACCTTGATGCCGAAGGTTTTTCGATCAAAGTCTCCCATGTCGTGGCTGGCTTTTTTCGTGGCAAAGTCGGCGCTGGCGCTGATCCAGGTGAGTTTGCCGGTCAGCCGGTTTTCCAGGCCTTCGACGGAAACGCTGATCTCCTGATCCTGTTTCAGCTTCGTTACCTGTTCTTCAGGCACATTGGCCTTGACCCAGACGGTGTCGATATCGACCACGGTGACGATGGGCAGCCCGGCCGCCACCATTTCCCCCGCTTGCACCAACTTCGCCGTGACGACACCCTTTTGCGGCGCCCGGATCACCGTGTTGTCCACCATGGCCTGGGCGGCGTCAACCGTCGCCTGGGCCTGATCGGTCACCGCCGCCTTCAACGGCACCTGAATCCGGGAGGCGACAGCCAGCTGCAAGGATGCGGCGGCCTGATCGACCTGCGCCTGCGCCGCGTCGATTTCTTCCTGCCGGGCGCCCGCCTCGATGAGAGACAGTTTTTCCTTCGCCATGTTTAAAGTGGCCTGCGCGGCATCGGTCGCCGACTGGGCGTCATCCCGTAGCTTGGTCGACGCGGCGCCGCTTTCAAAGAGCTTCACCGTTCGATCAAGGTTCAACTTGGCATTGTCATAGGCGGTCTGGGCCTGATCGACGGCCGCCCGCGCCTGTCCAATCTCTTGGGGACGAGCGCCGTTTTTCAAACCGTCCAACTTCGCCCGAGCGGCATCGAGTACCGCCTTGGCCTGGTCCACTTGTCGATCGACCGTATCTGCCGTCAGTGTATGACCATACTGCGCCTGCACCAGGGTCGCTTTGGCCTGATTCAATTGCTCCGCCAGTTCGCGACTTTCGAGGCGAGCCACGATTTGCCCGGCTTCCACACGGTCACCCTCTTTGACGAGAACCTCCTGCACCCGGCCGGCGATCTTGGGCGCAATGCTGAATTCCGTTCCCTCCAGATAACCGGTCGCCGGCTCGCCCGCTTTCACCTTTGCCCGCGAAGCCCAGGGAAAAACGGTGAAACCGATGGCCGTGAACAGCACTGCGCCGATGGCGATGGCAACCGTCAGCCGCTTGTTCATGGTATATTCACCTCTTTATGTACTGACTGGTCAGTTTAATTTGATACCTTGATTATAGAGCCACAATCTCGGGGTCGTCAACTGATAAACACGTTTGCCTTCGCCGGTCAATGACCGACCCCCGTTCGTTCCGCCGGCGATGGGAAAACAGAAAAGGACCGCCAGTTGTCGTTCCAGGCGGTCCTTCCCTCATCCCTATTATATGACGTTGTTCCCTGTCGATCAATGAGCGGCCATAATTTTGAGGCCTTTCGCTTTTATGCGGCTCTTTTCATCGCTCATGCTTCGGCCTTATGGCTTGCTCGTCCCCTGCGACCTTGCTCCATGGACATACTGTTGAAACAGAAAATCCCCAAGTTGTTCACAGTTGATCGCTTCGCCGTCGAGGATCACCCGCAAGGCGACGACCGAGACGAGACCGAAGAGTCCTGTCGCCGAGAGCTCCGCCGGCATGGGGCGCAGTTGGCCTTGTTCCATGCCCGACAGGATGATGCCTGACAGGTGGTTGTAGAACTGGTGGAGGAATTGGCGAAACTGGGTTTGACGCTCCCGGTTAAACCAGACGCCCACCAGCATCAGTTGGCAGAAATCGCGGTTCTGATCAAAAAAGCGGACCAGCGCATGGATCGCCTGGCGCAGTTGTTCGATGGGATCCTCTGTGCCAGCGACGGCTTCGCGGATGTATTCGGATAGTCGTTCGGTCCCTTCCTCCATCAAAAAGGCGATCAGATCTTCCTTGCCGTCAAAATGATAGTACAAGGTGCCTTTGGCCACACCGGACCGCTCGGCCACCTCGTCCATCGTCGCTCGATCAAAGCCCTTTTCGGCAAAGATATCGACGGCGCCCTGAAAAATCTGCTCCACCTTGCGCATGGCTGCCCCTCTTTCCCCGTCTGCCGCTCTTCACTGTCAATCCGCCGGGTCATCCCCGCTAGAAGGTATCTCTCGAGAGAGTATGCTGTGTCAACACCGTTTAGGATTACTCGTCGTCATCGTCCCGCATGGCGACGCGGGCGAGGGCGACCACCTTGTCGTTGGCGCTCATGCGCATGATGTTCACGCCCTGGGTGACACGGCCAAGGATGCTGATCTCATCGACATTTAAGCGGATGATGACGCCCTCGGCAGAGATGACCATCAACTCGTCGCCCGGTCGGACCACCTTGATGCCCGCCATCAAACCGGTCTTGTTGGTGAGGCGCATGGCCAGGATGCCCTTGCCGCCGCGGTTTTGTTTGCGGTACTCCGTCAGAGGCGTCCGTTTGCCCATGCCCAGTTCGGTGATCATCAGCAGCTCATCGTCATCCTTGACCGCGTCGAGGGCGACGACAAAGTCTCCATGGGCCAGTTCGATGCCTTTGACACCGCGGGCCGTCCGGCCCATCTCCCGCACATCTGTCTCGTTGAAGCGAACGGCGTTGCCGTTGCGGGTGGCCAGCAGGATGTCGCTCTGCCCGTCGGTGAGCTTGACGCCGATCAACTCGTCGCCGTCATCAAGGGTCAGGGCGATCAGGCCCTCCTTGCGCGCCGTGTGATAGTGCTGGAGGGAGGTCTTCTTGACGATGCCGCTGCGGGTGGCCGTGAAGAGGTACTGATCGGCGGCAAACTCCTTGACCGGGATGACGGCGTTGACCTTCTCGTCGCCGGTGATCGCCAGCAGGTTGACGATGGCCGTCCCCTTGGCTGTCCGCGACGCCTCGGGGATTTCGTGGGTCTTCAGGCGGTAGACCTTGCCTCGATCGGTGAAAAAGAGCAGGGTGTGATGGGTCGTGGTGACAAAGAGGTGCTCCACAAAGTCGTCCTCTTTCGTCCCCATCCCGGTGACCCCCCGGCCGCCCCGGCGCTGGGCCTTGTATGTATTGACGGGCAGGCGCTTGATGTAGCCGTTGTGGGTGATGGTGATGACAGCGTCCTCTTCGGCGATCAGGTCCTCCACATCGATATCGGCGCCGCCGCCGGTGATCTCGGTCCGGCGGGGATCGGCAAATTTATCCTTGATGTCCGAGATCTCTTTTTTGATGATATCCAAGACCATTTTCTCGGAATTGAGGACAGCGCGAAAATAGGCGATGCTCGATAACAACTCCTGATACTCGTTCTCGATCTTTTCGCGTTCCAGGCCGGCCAGGCGTTTGAGGCGCATGTCCAGGATGGCTTGCGCCTGCTTTTCGCTGAGGCGAAACTCTTCCATCAGGATGGGCCGGGCCTCATCCTCTGTCCGGGAGGTGCGGATGATCTCGATGATGCGGTCGATGTTGTCGATGGCGATGCGCAGGCCTTCGAGGATGTGGGCGCGCGCCTCGGCCTTCTCCAGATCAAAACGGGTCCGGCGGACGATGACGTCTTTTTGATGTTCCAGGTAGTAGTAGAGCATGTCGCGCAGGTTAAGGACCTTGGGCACGCCCTCGACAAGGGCCAGCATGTTGACGCCGAAGGTCTCCTGCATCTGGGTGTACTTGAAGAGCTGGTTGAGGACGATCTGGGGATTGACGTCGCGGCGCAGCTCGATGACGATCTGCATGCCCCGCCGGTCCGATTCGTCGCGCAGGTCGGTGATGCCATCGACGCGTTTGTCCCGCACCAGTTCGGCGATGCGCTCCAGCAGTCGCGACTTGTTCACCTGATAGGGAATTTCATGGACGAGGATGCGCATCTTGTTGCCGTTCATCTTTTCGATGCGGGCTTTGGCGCGCATGATGATGGAGCCCCGACCGGTTGTGTAGGCCTGGCGGATGGCATCCCGTCCCATGATCAATGCGCCGGTGGGGAAGTCGGGGCCCTTGACGACCTTCATCAGATCCTCGACGCCGACCGTCGGGTTTTCGATCATCATGACGACGGCGTCGATCAACTCCGTAAGGTTGTGGGGCGGGATATTGGTGGCCATGCCGACAGCGATGCCCGAGGAACCGTTTAAGAGCAGGTTGGGCACCCGCGACGGCAGGACCGTCGGTTCCTCGCGCTTGTCGTCATAGTTGGGTTTGAAATCGACGGTGTTCTTGTCGATGTCGGCCAGGATGTGGCTCGTGATCTTGGCCATGCGCAATTCCGTATACCGCATGGCCGCCGCCGGATCGCCGTCGACGGAGCCGAAGTTGCCGTGGCCGTCGACGAGCATGTAGCGGGTGGAAAAAGGCTGCGCCAACCGGACAGTGGCGTCATAGATGGCCGCATCGCCGTGGGGATGGTAGCGGCCCATGACGTCACCGACGAGACCGGCCGATTTGCTGTAGGGCTTGTCAGGGGTCCGGCCTGTTTCATAGAGGGTATAGAGAATCCGGCGATGAACAGGCTTGAGCCCGTCTCGCACATCGGGCAAGGCCCGGGAAACGATGACGCTCATGGAGTAATCGAGGAAGGATTTCTTCATCTCGTCTTCAAGTTTGATGGGTACGATTTTTCCGACTATATCTGACATTGGAGTGTTCACCTCATGTCATATTCCGTGCGATGTCCGCGTATACGGTGCTCATCTTTACTATTATAACCAATGTTGCCGCCTCTTTCAAAGGTTGCCTGGTTGGCGCCTCTTGCACAGGGCCAAGGGGCCTGTTTTCACTTTTTTCTCCGCCGCCAGCAGGAATAACGGGGACAGGGTTGAATATATGTTTTCTGAATTTACTGATTATTCTATCAAATTAAACGAAGGGGGTGGTGTCTCTCCGTTGGCCTGGATCCTGACCGGCAAAAGTTAAAAAACCATTTGGAAAGGAAGGCTGCGCAAATGATTTCGTGGCGCCATGGCTCACTCGCCCGCTCGATCGGCGGAATGTCCATCCTCTGTATGTTGACGGCGACGCTCCTGGCCGGCTGTGGCGGGGGTAGCAGCCTCGCGGCGAAAACCGGCGGCGGATCAGCCGGCAACAGCGCCGGCAAGGGGATCAAGATCGGCGCTCTTGTCGACAAGTCCGGAAAAGGCGCCGACTGGGGAAAGAAAAATGAGATCGCCGCCAAAATCGCCGTCGACGAGATCAACGCAGCCGGCGGCATCAACGGTTCCAAAATTGAACTGGTCGTCAAAGACACGGGCGGAAAAAACGAGGAGGCCGTCAACCTGACGCGCACCCTCGCCGAAGAGGGCGTCGCCGCCATCGTCGGTCCCTTTTTCAGCGGCGAATGCGAGGTGGCCTTTCCCCAGGCCAACAAGCTGAGTGTTCCCATCATCTCTCCCTCGTCCGCCAAGGCCGGCGTCTCCGAGAAAAACCGCCCCTGGGCCTTTCGCAACAGCATGACCGACGACAAACTGCTCCATGACGCCACGCCGCGCTTTGTCAACGCCTATAACGTCAAGGCGGTGGCCGTCATCCATGATGAAAAAGACGCCTGGTCCAAAGCGGTCGGCACGACCGATCTCCCCCGCGAATTCAAGGCCCTCGGCGTCACCATCGTCAACGAGGGCAACTTCCTGACCTATAAGACGGGCGAGACCAACTTCGCCGCCATCGTCACCCAGATCAAGACGCTGAACCCCGACGCCATCGCCTTCGGCGGTCTCTACAACGAAGCGGCCAGCTTTGCCAAGGAGATGGAGCGCCAGGGCCTGAAAAAACCGCTCCTCGGCGGCGTGGGCATGTACTCGGCCGCCCTGATCCAACAGGGGGGCAAGGCGGTCGAGGATTTTGTGGCCACTTCCTGTTTCAACGTCTACACCGACAATGCCCGGGTGAAATCCTTCGTCGACAAGTTCAAGCCGGAAGCCGCCAAGATCACCCCGGCCGATGACCTGCCGGGCAGCTTCGAGGCCCAGTTCTATGAGACCTTTTCCATGCTCGCCGACGTGCTCAAGAAGGCGAACAAAACCGACGCCAGCCCGGTGGCGGAGCTGCGCGGCGCCGTCAAGGACGGCCTGTCGGGCCTGAAAGACTTCGAGGGCGTGACGGGCAAAACCAGCATGGACGAGAAGGGGGACGGCGTCAAGGCCAATTACCCCATGGTCGTCAAAAACGGCAAATACGAGGTGTTGAAGTAACCGGCGGTGGACAGTTGCAGAGGGGGAACGCCGCCACCCGGCAGGGTCTGTGGCGTTCCCCCTTTCCATTCGCATTGTTGAAACGGGGGATGGCCCATGCTGCTGCTTCAGCAAATCGTAAACGGTGTGATGCAGGGCAGCATTTATGCCCTCGTCGCCATCGGTTACTCCCTGGTCTTCGGCCTCTTGAACCTGCTCAACCTGGCCCATGGGGAGTTGTTCATGCTGTCCGGTTTTATCGGGCTTTTCCTGATGTCCCATTTTGAGTTTCCCCTGTGGCTCGCCCTTCCGTTGACGATGGTGGCCGCCGGCGCCATCGGCGTCGGCGTCGAGGCGCTCTGTTTCCGTCCCATCAAGAAAGAGCACCACCTGGCGCCGATCGTCAGCACCATCGCCTTCGGATCGGTCCTGGTCAACAGCATGGTCAATCTCGTCGGTTCGGAGCCGCAGGTCTTTCCCGCTCACGTGGAAATCCCCGACATCGCCCTCGGCGCTCTGCTGATCAGCGGTTCCCAATTGCTCAGCTTTGTCATCGCCGTCGCCTTGATGGTGCTCCTTTCTTACATCGTGGAAAAGACGAAGCTCGGCCGGGCGATCCGGGCGATGGCCGAAAATGAAAAGGCCGCCCAGATCCTCGGCGTCAATGTGCGCAAGACGGTGATGATCACCTTTTTCATCTCCGCCGCCCTGGCCGGCATCGCCGGCATCCTGGTGGGCCTGCGCTTCGGCAAGCTGAGCCCCTTCATCGGCGCCACCATCGGCCTCAAGGCCTTGGCGGTCATGGTCATCGGCGGCCTCGGCAACATCTACGGCGCCATGCTGGCCGGATTGATCCTGGGCGTCCTCGAAGCGGCCACCGTCGTCATCCCCGGCCTCTCCCCCTATGTGGACGCCGTCATCTGGGGATTCCTCGTCTTCATCCTGCTCTTTAAACCGACAGGGCTCCTGGGCACACGGGTCCAGACGGAAAGGGTGTGAGCGGGATGGAAGAATCGGTGCTCGTCTTTGCCGGCGTCAACGTCATTCTGGCGGTCAGTCTCTACGTCACCCTCTCCACCGGACAGATCTCCCTGGGCCATGGGGCCTTTATGGCCATCGGCGCCTACCTGGCGTCCGTGCTGACCGTCAATGTTCACGTCCACCTCTATGGGGCCATGGCTGCGGCCGCCCTGGTCAGCGGCCTCGTCGGCATCGCCGTCGGTTTTCCGGCCTTGCGGGTGAAAGGGATCTACCTCGCCATCGGCACCCTCGGCCTGTGCGAAGTGGTGGAGGTCTTCTTTCACAAGTTCGAGTACACCGGCGCCGCCTCCGGTTTCAGTGGCATGAGCGGAACGACGATCCCCCTCGTCTGGACTGTGGCGGCGCTGTGCCTGCTCTTTTGCTGGCAACTCAGCCGCTCTCGGATGGGCTGGGCCTTCAAGGCGATCAAGGAGGATGAGGTGGCCGCCCAGACGATGGGCCTCCCCATCACCTACCTCAAGGTGGCCGCCTTCGGCATCAGCGCCGCCATGGCCGGACTCGGCGGCGCCCTCTACGCCCACTACATTTTTTTTATCGATCCGGCGGCCTTCGGCTATCACACGTCCCTGTTGATCCTCTTTTACGTCATCTTCGGCGGCGCCGAGACCTTCTGGGGCGCCGCGCTGGGCGCCTTGCTCCTGACGTTGCTCCCCACCTTCATCCGGGGACTGGAGGAATGGCGCATCACCGCCTATGGCCTGTTGATCATGGCCATGATGGCGGTTCGTCCCCAGGGCCTGATCGCGCCGGAGACGATCAACAGCCTGAAAGCTGTCTTTTCCCGCTCCCCCGGCGCCGGTGGCGCGACCGGTGGCCTGGTCCATCCCGGCGGCCATGCCTCCTCCCTGTCGGCGTCCCATCCAACTACCGCCGTTGCGCCCGAGTCAACATCCGATGAATCCGGGGGAGGATGAGGCGATGCTGGTCGTCGATGAGGTTCACAAGAGTTTTGGCGGTCTCAACGTCATCCATGAAGTCACCTTCCAGGTGCCTGACGGGGCGATCTTCAGCCTGATCGGCCCGAATGGCGCTGGGAAAACGACCCTGTTCAACATGATCACCGGCATCTACCCCATCGACCGCGGCCACATCTCCTACCAGGGGACGATGCTCAATGAACAGAGCCCCCATGCGATCACCCGCCTGGGCATCGCCCGCACCTTTCAAAACATCCGCCTCTTCCCCCACATGACGGTGCTGGAGAATGTGCGGATCGGCCAGAGCCCGCTGATCGGCGCCGGGTTCAAAAGCCTGATTCCGGGGTATCAGCGGGCTCTGGAAAACCGGTTGCGGACGGAAGCGGAACGGCTGCTCGAACTGCTCCATCTGGCCGATAAAAAGCACCGCTCTGCCGCGGAACTCTCTTACGGCGATCAGCGGCGGCTGGAGATCGCCCGGGCCATGGCCACGGGCGCCCGGTTGCTCCTGCTCGACGAGCCGGCGGCGGGATTGAACCCGGAGGAGAGCCAGGAACTGAACCGGATTATCTTAAAAATCCGCGACGAGGGGCACACGATCCTGCTCATCGAACACGACATGTCCGTCGTCATGGAGATCTCCGACTTGGTCGCCGTGATCAACTTCGGCGAAAAGATCGCCGAAGGGACGCCGGCCGAGGTGCAACAAAACCCGCTCGTCCTCGAAGCCTACCTGGGAAAGGATGACGAATGATGGAGACGATCATCAAGGTGTCGAACCTGTCCGTGTCCTACGGTCCCATCCAGGCGCTGCGGGGAATCGATGTGGAGGTGCGCCGGGGCGAAACGGTGACCCTGATCGGCGCCAATGGCGCCGGTAAGACGACGCTGCTGCGGGCGCTGTCGGGCCTGTTGAAACCGAAGGAAGGAATGATCGAGCTTTTCGGGCGGGATATCGGCCGCAGCGCCCCTCACGAGCGGGTGAGGATGGGACTCATCCACGTGCCCGAGGGTCGCGCCATCCTGGGCCGGATGTCCATCGAAGATAATCTGCTCATGGGCGCCTACTGCCGGGAGGATGAGAAGGAAATCCAGGATGATTTGGAGAAAATCTACAACCTCTTTCCCATTCTCCGGGAGCACGCCC encodes the following:
- a CDS encoding ATP-binding cassette domain-containing protein: MAQTLLELKNVSLGRPDRPLLQDISLHIEDAGLTGIYLPDGDARWSLFQVMTGLTRPTAGEVNLHCGRVGFVPERFFLYADLTVEENVRFVASAFSVPERQIDGRMEGLLSFCHLQDQAKRRAAALSFTGKMFLQLAAFLSVDPDLIILDEATREMPSRERERFWQVLAESCAAEAHPVRAIAFLSHNRDEVGRCHRQIDLGNRKGEF
- a CDS encoding HlyD family secretion protein; translation: MNKRLTVAIAIGAVLFTAIGFTVFPWASRAKVKAGEPATGYLEGTEFSIAPKIAGRVQEVLVKEGDRVEAGQIVARLESRELAEQLNQAKATLVQAQYGHTLTADTVDRQVDQAKAVLDAARAKLDGLKNGARPQEIGQARAAVDQAQTAYDNAKLNLDRTVKLFESGAASTKLRDDAQSATDAAQATLNMAKEKLSLIEAGARQEEIDAAQAQVDQAAASLQLAVASRIQVPLKAAVTDQAQATVDAAQAMVDNTVIRAPQKGVVTAKLVQAGEMVAAGLPIVTVVDIDTVWVKANVPEEQVTKLKQDQEISVSVEGLENRLTGKLTWISASADFATKKASHDMGDFDRKTFGIKVELPNPEGILKQGMTAKVYLPAGTTGSSR
- a CDS encoding TetR/AcrR family transcriptional regulator, with amino-acid sequence MRKVEQIFQGAVDIFAEKGFDRATMDEVAERSGVAKGTLYYHFDGKEDLIAFLMEEGTERLSEYIREAVAGTEDPIEQLRQAIHALVRFFDQNRDFCQLMLVGVWFNRERQTQFRQFLHQFYNHLSGIILSGMEQGQLRPMPAELSATGLFGLVSVVALRVILDGEAINCEQLGDFLFQQYVHGARSQGTSKP
- the gyrA gene encoding DNA gyrase subunit A, with the protein product MSDIVGKIVPIKLEDEMKKSFLDYSMSVIVSRALPDVRDGLKPVHRRILYTLYETGRTPDKPYSKSAGLVGDVMGRYHPHGDAAIYDATVRLAQPFSTRYMLVDGHGNFGSVDGDPAAAMRYTELRMAKITSHILADIDKNTVDFKPNYDDKREEPTVLPSRVPNLLLNGSSGIAVGMATNIPPHNLTELIDAVVMMIENPTVGVEDLMKVVKGPDFPTGALIMGRDAIRQAYTTGRGSIIMRAKARIEKMNGNKMRILVHEIPYQVNKSRLLERIAELVRDKRVDGITDLRDESDRRGMQIVIELRRDVNPQIVLNQLFKYTQMQETFGVNMLALVEGVPKVLNLRDMLYYYLEHQKDVIVRRTRFDLEKAEARAHILEGLRIAIDNIDRIIEIIRTSRTEDEARPILMEEFRLSEKQAQAILDMRLKRLAGLEREKIENEYQELLSSIAYFRAVLNSEKMVLDIIKKEISDIKDKFADPRRTEITGGGADIDVEDLIAEEDAVITITHNGYIKRLPVNTYKAQRRGGRGVTGMGTKEDDFVEHLFVTTTHHTLLFFTDRGKVYRLKTHEIPEASRTAKGTAIVNLLAITGDEKVNAVIPVKEFAADQYLFTATRSGIVKKTSLQHYHTARKEGLIALTLDDGDELIGVKLTDGQSDILLATRNGNAVRFNETDVREMGRTARGVKGIELAHGDFVVALDAVKDDDELLMITELGMGKRTPLTEYRKQNRGGKGILAMRLTNKTGLMAGIKVVRPGDELMVISAEGVIIRLNVDEISILGRVTQGVNIMRMSANDKVVALARVAMRDDDDE
- a CDS encoding ABC transporter substrate-binding protein; protein product: MISWRHGSLARSIGGMSILCMLTATLLAGCGGGSSLAAKTGGGSAGNSAGKGIKIGALVDKSGKGADWGKKNEIAAKIAVDEINAAGGINGSKIELVVKDTGGKNEEAVNLTRTLAEEGVAAIVGPFFSGECEVAFPQANKLSVPIISPSSAKAGVSEKNRPWAFRNSMTDDKLLHDATPRFVNAYNVKAVAVIHDEKDAWSKAVGTTDLPREFKALGVTIVNEGNFLTYKTGETNFAAIVTQIKTLNPDAIAFGGLYNEAASFAKEMERQGLKKPLLGGVGMYSAALIQQGGKAVEDFVATSCFNVYTDNARVKSFVDKFKPEAAKITPADDLPGSFEAQFYETFSMLADVLKKANKTDASPVAELRGAVKDGLSGLKDFEGVTGKTSMDEKGDGVKANYPMVVKNGKYEVLK
- a CDS encoding branched-chain amino acid ABC transporter permease, which translates into the protein MLLLQQIVNGVMQGSIYALVAIGYSLVFGLLNLLNLAHGELFMLSGFIGLFLMSHFEFPLWLALPLTMVAAGAIGVGVEALCFRPIKKEHHLAPIVSTIAFGSVLVNSMVNLVGSEPQVFPAHVEIPDIALGALLISGSQLLSFVIAVALMVLLSYIVEKTKLGRAIRAMAENEKAAQILGVNVRKTVMITFFISAALAGIAGILVGLRFGKLSPFIGATIGLKALAVMVIGGLGNIYGAMLAGLILGVLEAATVVIPGLSPYVDAVIWGFLVFILLFKPTGLLGTRVQTERV
- a CDS encoding branched-chain amino acid ABC transporter permease, whose product is MEESVLVFAGVNVILAVSLYVTLSTGQISLGHGAFMAIGAYLASVLTVNVHVHLYGAMAAAALVSGLVGIAVGFPALRVKGIYLAIGTLGLCEVVEVFFHKFEYTGAASGFSGMSGTTIPLVWTVAALCLLFCWQLSRSRMGWAFKAIKEDEVAAQTMGLPITYLKVAAFGISAAMAGLGGALYAHYIFFIDPAAFGYHTSLLILFYVIFGGAETFWGAALGALLLTLLPTFIRGLEEWRITAYGLLIMAMMAVRPQGLIAPETINSLKAVFSRSPGAGGATGGLVHPGGHASSLSASHPTTAVAPESTSDESGGG
- a CDS encoding ABC transporter ATP-binding protein, with product MLVVDEVHKSFGGLNVIHEVTFQVPDGAIFSLIGPNGAGKTTLFNMITGIYPIDRGHISYQGTMLNEQSPHAITRLGIARTFQNIRLFPHMTVLENVRIGQSPLIGAGFKSLIPGYQRALENRLRTEAERLLELLHLADKKHRSAAELSYGDQRRLEIARAMATGARLLLLDEPAAGLNPEESQELNRIILKIRDEGHTILLIEHDMSVVMEISDLVAVINFGEKIAEGTPAEVQQNPLVLEAYLGKDDE
- a CDS encoding ATP-binding cassette domain-containing protein, with amino-acid sequence MIKVSNLSVSYGPIQALRGIDVEVRRGETVTLIGANGAGKTTLLRALSGLLKPKEGMIELFGRDIGRSAPHERVRMGLIHVPEGRAILGRMSIEDNLLMGAYCREDEKEIQDDLEKIYNLFPILREHARLPARTLSGGQQQMLAIGRGLMARPKVMMLDEPSLGLAPIVIREIFQIIRTLHERGITVLLVEQNAKQALKVADRGYVLENGRITHADTGVNLLHSEEVTKAYLGERKQLA